A stretch of Sandaracinaceae bacterium DNA encodes these proteins:
- a CDS encoding solute carrier family 26 protein: protein MKTLTKWVPALGWMRGYDARRDLAGDVSAGLTVAVMLIPQGMAYAMLAGLPPVIGLYASVVPLLVYALLGTSRQLAVGPVAMVSLLVATGVGALAEAGSSEYVLLAVVLAGMVGVLQLAMGVFRLGKLVTFLSHPVISGFTSAAAIIIGLSQLKHLLGASIPRSAHLHELLLNASRALPDTSLPTLAIGAVAVVILLVLKKRAPRFPGALTVVVLGTLVTWGFGLHEAGVAIVGDVPAGLPTPSVPGFDLAKLSALLPTALVISLVGFMESISVAKAFARKNRYEVDANQELVGLGLANVAGFFFGGYPVTGGFSRTAVNGQAGARTGLASAITAVVIGVSLLFFTPLFHFLPNAVLAAIVMTAVFGLVDWKEAKHLWHVKRPDAVLLGLTFVVTLFVGIEEGIAAGVVTSLAFFVHRSTRPHHAVLGRLPGTTLYRNVRRFDEAEELEGVKIWRFDASFYFANADYFRDQVDRLLLDGETRALVLDASGINDLDASAESMLQDIHTRLQGAGIALFVANAKGPVRDVMARGGFTEKLGEAQFFLDLHRAVERALEAAGERSDERSELSPAPAPPPASARPLATVS, encoded by the coding sequence ATGAAGACGCTGACCAAGTGGGTGCCCGCGCTGGGCTGGATGCGCGGCTACGACGCGAGACGTGACCTGGCCGGTGACGTGTCGGCCGGCCTGACCGTGGCCGTGATGCTGATCCCCCAGGGCATGGCGTACGCGATGCTCGCCGGGCTCCCGCCCGTGATCGGCCTCTACGCGTCCGTGGTCCCCCTGCTCGTCTACGCGCTGCTGGGCACGAGCCGCCAGCTCGCGGTCGGCCCGGTGGCCATGGTCTCGCTCCTCGTCGCCACCGGCGTCGGCGCGCTCGCGGAGGCCGGCTCGAGCGAGTACGTGCTGCTCGCGGTGGTGCTGGCCGGCATGGTCGGCGTGCTCCAGCTCGCGATGGGCGTGTTCCGTCTCGGCAAGCTGGTCACGTTCCTGAGCCACCCGGTGATCAGCGGCTTCACCTCGGCGGCCGCGATCATCATCGGGCTGAGTCAGCTGAAGCACCTCCTGGGCGCCTCCATCCCGCGCAGCGCGCACCTGCACGAGCTGCTGCTGAACGCGTCGCGCGCCCTGCCCGACACCAGCCTCCCCACCCTCGCGATCGGCGCGGTGGCCGTCGTCATCCTGCTCGTGCTGAAGAAGCGCGCGCCGCGCTTTCCGGGCGCGCTGACCGTCGTCGTGCTCGGCACCCTGGTGACCTGGGGCTTCGGGCTGCACGAGGCGGGCGTGGCGATCGTCGGCGACGTGCCGGCCGGGCTGCCGACGCCGAGCGTGCCCGGCTTCGACCTGGCGAAGCTCTCGGCGCTCTTGCCGACCGCTCTGGTGATCTCGCTCGTCGGGTTCATGGAGTCGATCAGCGTGGCGAAGGCGTTCGCCCGCAAGAACCGCTACGAGGTCGACGCGAACCAGGAGCTCGTCGGGCTCGGCCTCGCCAACGTCGCCGGCTTCTTCTTCGGCGGCTACCCGGTGACGGGCGGCTTCAGCCGCACGGCGGTCAACGGACAGGCGGGCGCGCGCACCGGCCTCGCGAGCGCCATCACGGCGGTGGTCATCGGCGTGAGCCTCCTGTTCTTCACCCCGCTCTTCCACTTCCTGCCCAACGCGGTGCTCGCCGCGATCGTGATGACGGCGGTCTTCGGCCTCGTGGACTGGAAGGAGGCGAAGCACCTCTGGCACGTGAAGCGCCCGGACGCGGTGCTGCTCGGCCTGACCTTCGTGGTCACGCTCTTCGTCGGCATCGAGGAGGGCATCGCGGCCGGCGTGGTCACGTCACTCGCGTTCTTCGTGCACCGCAGCACGCGCCCGCACCACGCCGTGCTCGGGCGGCTGCCCGGTACGACGCTCTACCGCAACGTCCGGCGCTTCGACGAGGCCGAGGAGCTGGAGGGCGTGAAGATCTGGCGCTTCGACGCGAGCTTCTACTTCGCCAACGCGGATTACTTCCGCGACCAGGTGGACCGGCTGCTCCTGGACGGAGAGACCCGAGCGCTGGTCCTCGACGCGAGCGGGATCAACGATCTGGACGCGAGCGCGGAGTCGATGCTGCAGGACATCCACACCCGCCTCCAGGGCGCGGGAATCGCGCTCTTCGTCGCGAACGCGAAGGGCCCCGTGCGCGACGTGATGGCGCGGGGTGGCTTCACGGAGAAGCTCGGCGAGGCGCAGTTCTTCCTCGACCTCCACCGCGCCGTCGAGCGCGCGCTGGAGGCGGCCGGCGAGCGCTCGGACGAGCGGAGCGAGCTCAGCCCAGCGCCCGCTCCACCACCTGCATCAGCTCGTCCACTCGCCACGGTTTCTTGA
- a CDS encoding CheR family methyltransferase codes for MISKGGAVEDTASTAPTHMVVVGASAGGLQPLTELCATLDGEAARAAVLVVQHLSPSHPTLLPNLLSQHAPLPVRALDSDEPIEAGAIYVAPGGHVVSVDRDTLRLAESPPGDLRSIDHAMRSAAASWGDRAVAVILSGSGNDGKEGARAIRGAGGLVMAQEPDTAEFPSMPEAVLGAGLVQRSASPWQIGDLVDAHLRGMEVALDGPLRSEPPEDASAKRLVETLERVFGIDFSRYKALTLQRRVHRRMASLGVRSEVEFLERVEDDPREAERLYGDVLIGVTEAFRDPGHFRSLAREVVEPLFEEAQPLRVWDCACASGEETYSLAILFAEEAERRGRPLSDIRIFATDVREKALEVAAEGLYSAEALAPLGPERRARWFREEAAGWRVGQELREMILFTSHDVLADPPFTRIDLVVCRNLLIYLTGEAQQSVLGSFMFALDSQRYLFLGPSESLGELAPGFDVLDRRARIFRKRAASMPDRRRIPLPTPTHLGPRARRAAPPLQDAYESLLQAYVPPSLMIDREHKLVHVFGDAARFLQLGTGRVTGRVTDLLPRPMVAPVVASLQQVFRTGEPTSLVVDGPDASKRIELGVRSLVSGEHVNALLSFREIAIETTAEPEVMGRTKALELELERTRSHLQGMIEQLSASSEELRATNEELTVSNEELQSANEELHSVNEELYTVNSEHQRKIEELERANADIDNLLRASDIGILFLDARQRVRLATETAGTLFHLDPRDVGRPLREIAARFDASTFLDEIEALEVGTTPIERQVTTDEGSVLLVRALPYRNADGSLGGAVITTADLTRLRRAEAEMVAREKRFRQLADNIPDAFELEDLASGERLYANPAYGALLENDEWLSRVHAADVDKVRAMRDESRTKASEVRFRLTDEAGVRVRHLVRRSFPFDESEQLRRVTITRDVSAEARRAERERAARKVREEYAETITTILDSTSDWLLLVDDTFRVTEANRAARVALGLTADQLRGRRVRDLGMGGLGEVLDEALGEALDGVTQTHEWGTGDYRLEREDEAPLDLQYLISRVDTDDDRRAFVCSVRDVSAWQRLETERLESARSIERLVGALPIGAAFLDDGLRYVHANERYLTLLNRTGEQVIGRAAEDVLPSALVPVARPRLASALAGRAVEFHVTVQVEGRSVPARVRYVPRTDSRDRVTGLFVLIEAQLARGEIEDLQTSQQRESLGLLAGGVAHDFNNLLVAILGNASLARESSSAEETRESLDEIVEASHRAQELAEQLLAYAGRGKFVVEVAELADIVQSMSRLLGLTTREKASLELDLKTEGCRARLDARQTRQILLNLVGNAAQAIEGDGGHITVRTYASELSRHDLDLLGEARVQPGPFAVLEVEDDGPGIAPDVRTRIFEPFFTTRKEGRGLGLAAVDGIVRGHGGFPVCRSKVGQGTRFSMYFPAVAPSHELASPDATAPQPKETRMLALVVDDEASVRRLAARVLKRRGIGVIEAENGADALALMAEHEDRVGLMVLDVTMPGMSGLEVHAKVREENSALPIVLTSGYSDMTLESVADSAHTVFLKKPWRVDELMQVVERALG; via the coding sequence GTGATCTCGAAGGGGGGCGCGGTGGAGGACACGGCGAGCACAGCGCCGACGCACATGGTCGTGGTGGGGGCCAGCGCCGGAGGGCTGCAGCCGCTGACCGAGCTGTGCGCGACCCTCGATGGAGAGGCGGCGCGCGCGGCGGTCCTCGTGGTGCAGCACCTCAGTCCGTCCCACCCCACGCTCCTGCCCAACCTCCTCTCGCAGCACGCGCCGCTGCCGGTGCGCGCCCTCGACTCGGATGAGCCCATCGAGGCGGGCGCGATCTACGTGGCCCCCGGGGGACACGTGGTGAGCGTGGACCGGGACACGCTCCGTCTCGCGGAATCTCCGCCGGGGGACCTGCGCTCGATCGATCACGCCATGCGGAGCGCGGCGGCGAGCTGGGGCGACCGAGCCGTCGCCGTGATCCTCTCGGGTTCGGGCAACGACGGGAAAGAGGGCGCGCGCGCCATTCGCGGCGCCGGGGGTCTCGTGATGGCCCAGGAGCCCGACACCGCGGAGTTCCCGTCCATGCCCGAGGCGGTGCTGGGCGCGGGGCTCGTGCAGCGCTCGGCGAGCCCGTGGCAGATCGGTGACCTCGTCGACGCGCACCTCCGCGGCATGGAGGTGGCCCTGGACGGGCCGCTCCGGTCGGAGCCCCCGGAGGACGCCTCGGCGAAGCGGCTGGTGGAGACGCTGGAGCGCGTCTTCGGGATCGACTTCAGCCGCTACAAGGCGCTCACGCTGCAGCGGCGCGTGCACCGCCGCATGGCCTCGCTCGGGGTGCGGAGCGAGGTGGAGTTCCTCGAGCGCGTCGAAGACGATCCGCGCGAGGCCGAGCGCCTCTACGGGGACGTGCTCATCGGCGTGACCGAGGCCTTCCGGGATCCGGGGCACTTCCGGTCTCTGGCCCGCGAGGTCGTCGAGCCGCTGTTCGAGGAGGCGCAGCCGCTGCGCGTCTGGGACTGCGCCTGCGCGTCGGGGGAGGAGACCTATTCGCTCGCGATCCTGTTCGCGGAGGAGGCGGAGCGCCGGGGCCGTCCCCTCAGCGACATCCGCATCTTCGCCACCGACGTGCGCGAGAAGGCGCTCGAGGTGGCGGCCGAGGGCCTCTACTCCGCGGAGGCGCTCGCGCCGCTCGGCCCCGAGCGGCGCGCGCGCTGGTTTCGTGAGGAGGCCGCGGGCTGGCGGGTGGGCCAGGAGCTGCGCGAGATGATCCTCTTCACCTCGCACGACGTGCTCGCCGACCCGCCCTTCACACGGATCGATCTCGTCGTCTGCCGGAACCTCCTCATCTACCTGACGGGTGAGGCGCAGCAGAGCGTGCTCGGCTCCTTCATGTTCGCGCTGGATTCGCAGCGCTACCTGTTCCTGGGCCCGAGCGAGTCCCTCGGCGAGCTCGCGCCCGGCTTCGACGTGCTCGACCGCCGCGCGCGTATCTTCCGCAAGCGAGCGGCGTCGATGCCAGATCGTCGGCGCATCCCGCTCCCCACGCCGACCCACCTCGGTCCGCGCGCGCGCCGCGCGGCGCCGCCGCTGCAGGACGCGTACGAGAGCTTGCTGCAGGCCTACGTCCCGCCGAGCCTGATGATCGACCGGGAGCACAAGCTCGTGCACGTCTTCGGCGACGCCGCGCGCTTCCTCCAGCTCGGGACGGGGCGCGTCACCGGACGTGTCACCGATCTCCTGCCCCGACCGATGGTGGCGCCGGTGGTCGCGTCGCTCCAGCAGGTCTTCCGGACGGGTGAGCCGACGAGCCTGGTCGTCGACGGGCCGGACGCCTCGAAGCGCATCGAGCTCGGGGTGCGCTCCCTGGTCAGCGGGGAGCACGTCAACGCGCTCCTGTCCTTCCGGGAGATCGCGATCGAGACGACCGCCGAGCCGGAGGTGATGGGGCGCACCAAGGCGCTGGAGCTCGAGCTCGAGCGGACGCGGTCGCATCTGCAGGGCATGATCGAGCAGCTCTCGGCCAGCAGCGAGGAGCTCCGCGCCACGAATGAGGAGTTGACGGTCTCGAACGAGGAGCTCCAGAGCGCCAACGAGGAGCTGCACTCGGTCAACGAGGAGCTCTACACCGTCAACAGCGAGCACCAGCGCAAGATCGAGGAGCTCGAGCGCGCCAACGCCGACATCGACAACCTCCTTCGCGCGAGCGATATCGGCATCCTCTTCCTCGACGCGCGCCAGCGGGTTCGCCTCGCCACCGAAACCGCGGGGACCCTCTTCCACCTCGATCCCCGCGACGTCGGCCGCCCGCTCCGCGAGATCGCCGCGCGCTTCGACGCCTCGACCTTCCTCGACGAGATCGAGGCGCTCGAGGTGGGCACCACTCCGATCGAGCGGCAAGTCACGACCGACGAGGGGAGCGTGTTGCTCGTGCGCGCGCTCCCCTACCGCAACGCGGACGGCTCACTCGGCGGCGCGGTGATCACCACCGCGGACCTCACGCGGCTGCGGCGCGCGGAGGCCGAGATGGTGGCGCGCGAGAAGCGCTTCCGCCAGCTCGCGGACAACATCCCGGACGCGTTCGAGCTCGAGGACCTCGCCTCGGGCGAGCGCCTCTACGCCAACCCCGCGTACGGCGCCCTCCTCGAGAACGACGAGTGGCTGAGCCGCGTGCACGCCGCCGACGTGGACAAGGTGAGGGCGATGCGAGACGAGTCCCGCACCAAGGCGTCCGAGGTGCGCTTCCGGCTCACCGACGAGGCCGGGGTGCGAGTGCGACATCTGGTGCGCCGGAGCTTCCCCTTCGACGAGAGCGAGCAGCTCCGGCGCGTCACCATCACCCGCGACGTCAGCGCGGAGGCGCGGCGGGCCGAGCGCGAGCGCGCCGCGCGCAAGGTGCGCGAGGAGTACGCCGAGACGATCACGACGATCCTGGATTCGACCTCGGACTGGCTCCTGCTGGTCGACGACACGTTCCGGGTGACCGAAGCCAACCGCGCCGCGCGCGTCGCGCTCGGACTCACGGCCGATCAGCTGCGGGGCCGCCGGGTCCGAGATCTCGGCATGGGCGGCCTGGGCGAGGTGCTCGACGAGGCGCTCGGCGAGGCGCTCGACGGCGTGACGCAGACGCACGAGTGGGGCACCGGAGACTACCGCCTCGAGCGTGAAGACGAGGCCCCGCTCGATCTCCAGTATCTGATCAGCCGGGTCGACACCGACGACGACCGGCGCGCCTTCGTCTGCAGCGTCCGGGACGTCTCGGCCTGGCAGCGCCTGGAGACCGAGCGCCTCGAGTCCGCGCGCAGCATCGAGCGGCTCGTTGGCGCCCTCCCCATCGGCGCCGCCTTCCTCGACGACGGCTTACGCTACGTGCACGCGAACGAGCGGTACCTGACGCTCCTGAACCGGACGGGGGAGCAGGTGATCGGTCGGGCGGCGGAGGACGTGCTGCCGTCCGCGCTCGTGCCCGTGGCCCGGCCCCGGCTCGCGTCGGCCCTCGCAGGCCGCGCGGTCGAGTTCCACGTGACCGTGCAGGTGGAGGGGCGCTCGGTGCCGGCGCGCGTCCGCTACGTGCCTCGCACCGACTCGCGCGATCGGGTGACGGGGCTCTTCGTGCTCATCGAGGCGCAGCTCGCGCGGGGGGAGATCGAGGACCTGCAGACGAGTCAGCAGCGCGAGAGCCTCGGCCTGCTCGCGGGCGGCGTGGCCCATGACTTCAACAACCTGCTCGTGGCCATCCTGGGCAACGCGTCGCTGGCGCGAGAGTCGTCGTCGGCGGAGGAGACCCGCGAGTCGCTCGACGAGATCGTCGAGGCCAGCCACCGCGCGCAGGAGCTGGCCGAGCAGCTGCTCGCGTACGCGGGGCGCGGCAAGTTCGTGGTCGAGGTGGCGGAGCTGGCCGACATCGTGCAGTCGATGAGCCGCCTGCTCGGGCTCACCACGCGCGAGAAGGCGAGCCTGGAGCTCGATCTGAAGACGGAGGGCTGCCGGGCCCGGCTCGACGCGCGCCAGACGCGGCAGATCTTGCTCAACCTGGTCGGCAACGCGGCCCAGGCGATCGAGGGGGACGGCGGGCACATCACGGTGCGGACCTACGCCAGCGAGCTGAGCCGACACGACCTCGATCTGCTCGGAGAGGCTCGCGTGCAGCCCGGCCCGTTCGCGGTGCTCGAGGTCGAGGACGACGGCCCGGGCATCGCGCCCGACGTGCGCACCCGGATCTTCGAGCCGTTCTTCACCACCAGGAAGGAGGGCCGCGGGCTCGGGCTGGCCGCGGTCGACGGCATCGTGCGTGGGCATGGCGGTTTCCCGGTGTGCCGCTCGAAGGTGGGCCAGGGCACGCGCTTCTCGATGTACTTCCCGGCCGTCGCGCCGAGCCACGAGCTGGCGTCGCCCGACGCGACCGCCCCGCAGCCGAAGGAGACGCGGATGCTCGCGCTCGTGGTGGACGACGAGGCCTCCGTCCGTCGCCTCGCGGCGCGCGTGCTGAAGCGGCGCGGGATCGGCGTCATCGAGGCGGAGAACGGGGCCGACGCGCTCGCGCTCATGGCGGAGCACGAGGACCGCGTCGGCCTGATGGTGCTCGACGTGACCATGCCGGGGATGAGCGGGCTCGAGGTTCACGCCAAGGTCCGCGAGGAGAACTCCGCGCTGCCCATCGTGCTGACGAGCGGCTACTCCGACATGACCCTCGAGTCGGTCGCCGACTCCGCGCACACCGTGTTCCTCAAGAAACCGTGGCGAGTGGACGAGCTGATGCAGGTGGTGGAGCGGGCGCTGGGCTGA
- the pheA gene encoding prephenate dehydratase: protein MSEKKDLSALRERIDAVDSKLLALLSERADLVAEIAEAKRASGLGTVDPERENALLRKVIDRGAGRFPKEAIVAVFREIMSASVSLQSTVTVSYLGPAGTFSHTAARTLFGYAPRYVEAATIEGVFDAVRADRAQFGVVPLENSSEGSVASAIEALLAGGVRIRREVVVPIEHCLMGRVAALPAVERVYSHPQGLAQCRDWLHRNVPHAQLVHTSSTAGAVQEARRDPGGAAIGSALAGEIHGLPTLAARIQDHAENETRFVMIGKEDAKPTGDDKTTLAFAVRDDDNRGALRRVLAVIEDAGVNMTRIESRPRRGDAWRYMFVIDIEGHRDDASVVAGIAALEERCDRVQVLGSYPRYPR from the coding sequence GTGAGTGAGAAGAAGGACCTGTCGGCGCTGCGCGAGCGCATCGACGCCGTCGACTCCAAGCTGCTCGCGCTGCTCTCCGAGCGCGCCGATCTCGTGGCGGAGATCGCCGAGGCGAAGCGCGCGAGCGGGCTCGGCACCGTGGATCCCGAGCGCGAGAACGCGCTCCTGCGCAAGGTGATCGACAGGGGCGCGGGCCGCTTCCCGAAGGAGGCCATCGTCGCCGTCTTCCGCGAGATCATGAGCGCGAGCGTCTCGCTCCAGTCCACGGTGACCGTCAGCTACCTCGGCCCCGCGGGCACCTTCAGCCACACCGCGGCCCGCACGCTCTTCGGCTACGCGCCGCGCTACGTCGAGGCGGCGACCATCGAGGGGGTCTTCGACGCGGTGCGGGCCGATCGCGCGCAGTTCGGCGTGGTGCCGCTCGAGAATTCGAGCGAGGGATCCGTGGCGAGCGCGATCGAGGCGCTCCTCGCCGGCGGCGTGAGGATCCGACGCGAGGTGGTCGTGCCCATCGAGCATTGCCTGATGGGCCGCGTCGCGGCGCTCCCGGCGGTGGAGCGGGTCTACAGCCACCCGCAGGGGCTCGCGCAGTGTCGCGACTGGCTGCACCGCAACGTGCCCCACGCGCAGCTGGTCCACACCTCGTCCACGGCCGGCGCGGTGCAGGAGGCGCGTCGAGATCCCGGCGGCGCGGCGATCGGCAGCGCCCTCGCGGGGGAGATCCACGGCTTGCCCACGCTCGCGGCGCGCATCCAGGACCACGCCGAGAACGAGACGCGCTTCGTCATGATCGGCAAGGAGGACGCCAAGCCGACCGGGGACGACAAGACGACGCTCGCCTTCGCCGTGCGAGACGACGACAATCGCGGCGCGCTTCGGCGGGTGCTCGCGGTGATCGAGGACGCGGGCGTCAACATGACGCGCATCGAGTCGCGGCCCCGCCGCGGCGACGCGTGGCGGTACATGTTCGTCATCGACATCGAGGGGCACCGCGACGACGCGTCGGTGGTGGCGGGCATCGCCGCGCTCGAAGAACGCTGTGATCGCGTCCAGGTCCTGGGCAGCTACCCGCGATACCCCCGATAG
- the ilvD gene encoding dihydroxy-acid dehydratase yields the protein MTTPRRRWFVPADLYEVRAAVATATEKKPRRPVPSPRSGRIKHGVERAPHRSLLRATGVKEDELDLPFVAIVNSHADIVPGHAHLGELGKLVKDAVRAAGMVPFEFHTIAVDDGIAMGHEGMRFSLPSRELIADSVETMIRAHCFDAMVCIPNCDKIVPGMLMAAARLDIPTAFVSGGPMPAGKLPDGTAVDLASVFEGVGQLKAGKIALRQLDTLEKSACPACGSCSGLFTANSMNCLTEVLGLSLPFGGTTQAKTPAREALARATADRLADLIEQDLTARQILTDAAFEDAFTVDVALGGSTNTVLHLLAIAREAGVDFPLERVDAISARTPYLCKLSPAGRHHMEDLHRAGGVPAVMKELADLLHLDRPSVSGETLGDIVGRADNQDPEVIRPRDEPWSETGGLALLFGNLAPEGAVVKVGAVDPEMRRHEGPARVFDSHDAAVSAIRERRIHAGDVVVIRYEGPAGGPGMQEMLEPTSALTGMGLGAKVALITDGRFSGATRGAAIGHVSPEAAARGPIAAIEEGDRIAIDLVEKRLDVRLSDETLRARLDALPPFRSRVRSRWLRRYAHLVTSASTGAVLRDDFGGDDT from the coding sequence ATGACCACACCACGCCGCCGCTGGTTCGTCCCCGCCGACCTCTACGAGGTGCGCGCCGCCGTCGCGACCGCGACCGAGAAGAAGCCGCGTCGCCCGGTGCCCTCTCCGCGCTCCGGGCGCATCAAGCACGGCGTGGAGCGCGCGCCGCACCGCTCGCTGCTGCGGGCGACGGGCGTCAAGGAGGACGAGCTCGACCTGCCCTTCGTCGCGATCGTGAACTCGCACGCCGACATCGTGCCCGGGCACGCGCACCTCGGGGAGCTCGGCAAGCTCGTCAAGGACGCCGTGCGCGCGGCGGGCATGGTCCCGTTCGAGTTCCACACCATCGCCGTCGACGACGGCATCGCGATGGGTCACGAGGGCATGCGCTTCTCGCTGCCGAGCCGCGAGCTCATCGCCGACAGCGTCGAGACGATGATCCGCGCGCACTGCTTCGACGCGATGGTGTGCATCCCCAACTGCGACAAGATCGTGCCCGGGATGCTGATGGCGGCCGCGCGCCTCGACATCCCCACCGCCTTCGTCAGCGGCGGCCCGATGCCCGCGGGCAAGCTCCCGGACGGCACGGCGGTGGATCTCGCGAGCGTCTTCGAGGGCGTGGGGCAGCTCAAGGCCGGGAAGATCGCGCTCCGCCAGCTCGACACCCTCGAGAAGAGCGCCTGCCCCGCGTGCGGCAGCTGCAGCGGGCTCTTCACGGCCAACAGCATGAACTGCCTGACGGAGGTGCTCGGGCTCTCGCTGCCCTTCGGCGGCACCACGCAGGCGAAGACGCCGGCCCGCGAGGCGCTGGCCCGGGCCACGGCCGACCGGCTCGCGGACCTCATCGAGCAGGACCTGACCGCGCGGCAGATCCTCACCGACGCGGCGTTCGAGGACGCCTTCACCGTCGACGTCGCGCTCGGCGGGAGCACCAACACCGTGCTCCACCTGCTCGCCATCGCGCGGGAGGCGGGCGTGGACTTCCCGCTCGAGCGCGTCGACGCGATCAGCGCGCGCACGCCCTACCTCTGCAAGCTCAGCCCGGCGGGCCGCCACCACATGGAGGACCTGCACCGGGCGGGGGGCGTCCCGGCGGTGATGAAGGAGCTCGCCGATCTCCTCCACCTCGACCGGCCGAGCGTGTCGGGCGAGACGCTGGGCGACATCGTCGGGCGCGCCGACAACCAGGACCCGGAGGTGATCCGCCCACGGGACGAGCCGTGGTCCGAGACGGGCGGGCTCGCGCTGCTCTTCGGCAACCTCGCCCCCGAGGGCGCGGTGGTGAAGGTCGGCGCGGTCGACCCCGAGATGCGTCGGCACGAGGGCCCGGCGCGCGTCTTCGACAGCCACGACGCGGCGGTGAGCGCGATCCGCGAGCGGCGCATCCACGCAGGCGACGTGGTGGTGATCCGCTACGAGGGCCCGGCGGGCGGCCCCGGCATGCAGGAGATGCTCGAGCCGACGAGCGCGCTGACCGGCATGGGGCTCGGCGCGAAGGTCGCGCTGATCACCGACGGGCGCTTCAGCGGCGCGACGCGCGGCGCGGCCATCGGACACGTCAGCCCGGAGGCCGCCGCGCGCGGGCCCATCGCCGCCATCGAGGAGGGCGACCGGATCGCGATCGATCTGGTGGAGAAGCGCCTCGACGTGCGCCTGAGCGACGAGACGCTGAGGGCGCGCCTCGACGCGCTGCCGCCCTTCCGCAGCCGGGTCCGGAGCCGCTGGCTCCGCCGGTACGCGCACCTGGTCACGAGCGCCAGCACCGGCGCGGTCTTGCGAGATGACTTCGGAGGAGACGACACATGA
- the asnB gene encoding asparagine synthase B, translated as MCSIFAILGVSGDPAALREQALARSKTMRHRGPDWSGLWAGGSAILAHERLAIVDPASGGQPLLGPGGTVLAVNGEIYGHRRVREAHAAYPWRTQSDCEVILALYRAKGADFVHELDGIFAFVLYDEPNDRYVIARDPIGVIPLYTGRDAEGRLHVASEMKALLDDCVSIEEFPPGHVLDSEVGATRAYYRPTWREFEEVDGGHVNRERVRGALEDAVARQLMTDVPYGVLLSGGLDSSVVAALAMRHARRRVETDEREEAWWPRLHSFAIGLSGSPDLEAAQVAADAIGTVHHGLTYTFEEGLDAIRDVIWHLETFDVTTIRAATPMWLLARRIKAMGIKMVLSGEGSDEIFGGYLYFHKAPDARALHEETVRKLSQLHKYDCLRANKSMAAWGVEARVPFLDKAFLEVAMRMDPAAKMITRGKMEKQVLREACAGLLPGSILWRQKEQFSDGVGYGWIDGLKAHAAAKVSDAELAGAAERFEHAPPGTKEGYTYRMIFEELFDHPDAAKQVPGGKSIACSTETALAWDAAFAANADPSGRAVHGVHASSTSATHE; from the coding sequence ATGTGTTCGATATTCGCCATCCTCGGCGTCTCCGGTGACCCCGCGGCGCTCCGCGAGCAGGCGCTGGCGCGAAGCAAGACGATGCGACACCGTGGGCCGGACTGGAGCGGCCTCTGGGCCGGCGGCAGCGCCATCCTCGCGCACGAGCGATTGGCCATCGTCGACCCGGCGAGCGGGGGCCAGCCGCTCCTCGGACCGGGCGGGACGGTGCTCGCGGTGAACGGAGAGATCTACGGCCACCGGCGCGTGCGCGAGGCCCACGCCGCCTACCCGTGGCGCACGCAGTCGGACTGCGAGGTGATCCTGGCGCTCTACCGCGCCAAGGGCGCCGACTTCGTGCACGAGCTCGACGGGATCTTCGCCTTCGTCCTCTACGACGAGCCCAACGACCGCTACGTGATCGCGCGCGATCCCATCGGGGTCATCCCGCTCTACACGGGGCGCGACGCGGAGGGCCGGCTGCACGTGGCCTCGGAGATGAAGGCGCTGCTCGACGACTGCGTGTCCATCGAGGAGTTCCCGCCCGGGCACGTGCTCGACAGCGAGGTCGGCGCGACGCGCGCCTACTACCGGCCCACGTGGCGCGAGTTCGAGGAGGTCGACGGCGGGCACGTGAACCGCGAGCGGGTCCGCGGCGCGCTCGAGGACGCGGTCGCGCGGCAGCTGATGACCGACGTGCCCTACGGCGTGCTGCTCTCGGGCGGGCTCGACTCCTCGGTGGTCGCGGCGCTCGCGATGCGGCACGCGCGTCGACGCGTCGAGACGGACGAGCGCGAGGAGGCGTGGTGGCCGCGCCTGCACAGCTTCGCCATCGGCCTGTCGGGCTCCCCGGATCTGGAGGCGGCGCAGGTCGCCGCCGACGCGATCGGCACCGTGCACCATGGCCTGACCTACACCTTCGAGGAGGGGCTCGACGCCATCCGCGACGTCATCTGGCACCTCGAGACCTTCGACGTCACGACCATCCGCGCCGCCACGCCGATGTGGCTGCTCGCGCGCCGCATCAAGGCGATGGGCATCAAGATGGTGCTCAGCGGCGAGGGCTCGGACGAGATCTTCGGCGGCTACCTCTACTTCCACAAGGCGCCCGACGCGCGCGCGCTGCACGAGGAGACGGTGCGCAAGCTCTCCCAGCTGCACAAGTACGATTGCCTGCGCGCGAACAAGTCGATGGCGGCGTGGGGCGTCGAGGCGCGCGTCCCGTTCCTCGACAAGGCCTTCCTCGAGGTCGCGATGCGCATGGACCCGGCCGCGAAGATGATCACGCGGGGCAAGATGGAGAAGCAGGTCCTGCGCGAGGCGTGCGCGGGGCTGTTGCCCGGCTCGATCCTCTGGCGACAGAAGGAGCAGTTCTCGGACGGCGTCGGCTACGGGTGGATCGACGGGTTGAAGGCTCACGCGGCGGCGAAGGTGAGCGACGCGGAGCTGGCTGGCGCGGCCGAGCGCTTCGAACACGCCCCGCCCGGGACCAAAGAAGGGTACACCTACCGGATGATCTTCGAGGAGCTCTTCGATCACCCCGACGCCGCGAAGCAGGTGCCGGGCGGCAAGTCCATCGCCTGCAGCACCGAGACCGCGCTCGCCTGGGACGCGGCCTTCGCGGCGAACGCCGACCCGAGCGGGCGCGCGGTCCACGGGGTGCATGCTTCCTCCACGAGCGCGACCCATGAGTGA